TTCTGGGCGACTTGGTGCGGAGTTTGTTCCGCAAATCTTCCTTTGATCAAATGGTATGCGGATCGATTGGAAGGAAGTTTCCGATTCTCTTTTGTCACCCTGGAAGAAGGGGAGGATTCGAAAGAACTCGATCGATACATCCGAGAACATGATCTGAAGTTCAAGATCATTCCCGCGAATCCGTATTTGTTAAAAGAATGGAGGGTGAACGCGTATCCTTCTTTTGCGATTCTGGATAAAACCGGAACCATCCGTTTTGCGGATTCGGGGATTATGAATCCTTTGAGTTTTTTCCTGAGGATTTGGATCGCGTATTTTTTCTTTTAAGTGTCATATTACTGATCCCTATAAAGTAAGACGAAACCGGTGTCCCGAAGCGCGATTGCAAACGTGCGGCGTTATATCTACAAATTCTTGATTTTTATCTCGTAGGTCTTGATTCAGATTCGATTCTTCCCGAACCGATATACATACTATGGAACCGTTCAAACCCAAACCCTTACTGAATAAGTCGGAACTACGACAGATTAAAAAATCACGGACGAGGGTTGAGGGAAAAAAAGTAATCACGGACGACGTTAAGAAATTAAAGTCCTTGAACGTAACTCCTGACCTTCCCAAAAGAGAACTCATTCATTATTATAAAGAACCGATTTGGATCGAATATTATATTCCTCGGGAATCCAGATTCGCTTACGAAGTAAAATATTTATTTGTAAAGTTAATCGATCCGATCCCAAGACCCGCAGACGCGATTTTAAAAGATGCGATTTCCAAAGGAGAATTTGTAGACGTTTTAGACGTGATGTTCCGCTATCCCGAAAAAGAGATTCTGATTCGAAACAGTTATATGAATACGTTTTCTTTTTTGGAATCAATCTCGGCAAATTACAAACAGTTCTTAAAAACAAAGGATCCGTACGATTTGAGGATTCCTTTGTTTCATACGGAAGCCTTGATGAAATGGGAGCCTACGGTCGCCGCTCTGGAATTTTTAGGATCTTACGCGATTTATAATCTTAACTGGCTGATTAGAAAACTTAACGAAGCGGAAGAGGAATTTTCACTCGAAGACGAAACGATTTCTGTATTGATTAAACGAAGAAACGAATATTGGGAAGAAAATTCGTTGGAGGCCGATGAAGATTTCGAATTGTTTGCCGCATTATTTTATGAACAGGCTTTTCCCCACAGAGGTTCTGAATTCGAGGATGGCTTACTTTTAAAAGAGACGGATTAGGAAAACTTTAATTTTAAATGATGTTCGCTAGGCCTTTAGCGCACGTTCCGAAAATACAGAAGTCGTATTCAAAACCTGCCTCAGAATTTTACGATAAATCGCTTTTCAGATCGTTTGTAAAAAAGCTCGGAGTTTCCACAGATTACGTTCCTTAGGTAGAATTTATGGATTTTCGAACAGACTTTTTCGTTTTTAAATTCTTGCAGTAGTCCCCAAATTATAGGGTTTTACGACGGATTTTAATCCGAAACGAAAAAACTGAAAAGATACGCCGCGGTTTTGTTTTCATCCGGACGAAAGGCGACCGGTAAAATTTCCATCGGTTCATTGTACTTAAATTTTAATGTACAAAGCCTTTGTTTGCGAATCGCCTTAAAAGAAAAAAGTTCCTTAAAAATCAAACGTTTAAGGACAATTTATTTAAACCGAAATATAAAATGACTCAAGTCTATTCCAAAAATAATTTATACAGACATGAAACGGCGTTAGAATATAGGTAGATAAATTTTGGAATGGATATCTGTATGGTTAGAGATTTCCTCGAAAAGACGGAGTTTCGTTAAGACAATTTTAGATTTTTAATGAAATAAAATCGGATATTTTTTTCTAAAAAGATCTTTAATCAATCAAAAAACTTTTGATTTTGTCTCAAAATGTCGTTTCAGGGAGTAATTCTTTTTGATACATAACGGCTTGATTGATTTTTTAAAATAAAAGTTTGTATTCGAATAAAAAAGCAATGATGACCAATTCGCCGAAAGAGCAAGAAACGCAAATGACTATAAAAGACTCGAAGCCAGAACTGGTAAAGTTATATTCTTCCATTGGGAAAATCATTACCTCTTCCCTGGAACAGCAAGAAGTTTTAGATGCCGTCATGGAAGAAGTCCGTTTGTTTTTCAGTCCTGAAAACTGGAGTCTTATGCGATACGATGAGAATTCCGGGGAATTATTCTTCCTAATCGCAGAGGGTCTTGAACTCAATCGTATCAAGAACATTCGGCTGAAATCCGGAGAAGGAATTGCCGGTTCGGTTGTTCAAACGAAGTTTCCGATTTTCGTGGAGAATGTGAAAAATGACCCGAGATTTTCCAAGAGAGTCGACGAAAAAACCGGGTTTGAAACAAAAACGATCATTGCCGTTCCTATGATTTTCAGAGGACAAGTTTATGGAGTCATCGAGTTAGTAAATCGATTTGATGGTTCCTCTTTTACTCCGGAAGATTTGGTCATTCTTCAAACAATTGCGGACTTTACGGCGATTTCCTTGGCACATTCCAATCAATTCGAAGAAACGAAGGTTCTCGCGTTTCGAGATGCCTTAACGGGAGTGTTTAATCGTAATAAGTTGAATCATCTTAAGAATGAATGGTCCGATAGAAGAGTGGAAGATCATCTTGCGTTAGTTGCTCTTCTTGATTTGAATGATTTTAAAATAATCAACGACACTTATGGTCATAAGGTGGGAGATCAAGTCCTTTGCCATTTTGCAAATGTTCTACGTTATGTTATTCGAGGAACGGATAAAATTTTTAGAATCGGAGGGGATGAATTTTTGATTCTTTTTCAAAATGAGAATAAGGAAAAGATCATTCAAACCCAGAATAGATTTCAGGAAGCGATGTCAATTCTTTTGAGAAAATGTAAAGAGAATAACCCTCCTTTTCATTTTACTTGGGGTATGTCTGTGGGCTCTCTTCAGAAATTGGATGAATTGATTCACGAAGCGGATCTTTCAATGTATTCTTCTAAAGATTGAAATTTTTCCGTAATCTTAAATCTTGCTCGAGTTTGGTGTAAAAGAACTAGACAGGTTTCCATTGGGTATAGCTCCATTTTTTTCCTAAAAAACATGAGTTATTAAAAAGCGGGAGTTCCTATTCAAAAAATAGATTACTACTCATCTCTATATAATAGAATGTCCAAAATTCTGCGTCTAAGCGCGGGGATTTGTGTCCAAATTAACGGTACTCTATTTTATAGGGATCGGTAAACACTCTTTGCCCTGATTCTTAAATCGCCTTTCCCAATGGTAGCGAAACGTTGTATTTTTGATCCATTTTACTTTACAATATTCAGACCGGGAAAGTCCACTTTGGGAAAAGTCTTCAATCTCTTTTGGCCAGTCTATGTTCGTTTTTTTCATCAACCTTAGTTTAACGTGAGTTCGGTATAACAAAATGCGAAAGCGATTCTATGTTTCGGACCTGAATGCCGATCCATAGAGAGGCATTCGCTGAGTTTAGCCGATCCATAGAGAGGCATTCGCTGAGTTTAGCCGATCCATAGAGAGGCATTCGCTGAGTTTAGCCGATCCATAGAGAGGCATTCGCTGAGTTTAGCCGATCCATAGATTAGTATGATTCTTGAACGTAAGACAGCTCGAAGTGTGATATTCTTGATTCGACGGAGTCAAGAAGGCCGGTGGAGTAACTCAGCATCTCACTTCCTAAGGGTCGTTCGATGGATTGATCGCTCTCTGAACTCAGTGTCTCACTTCCTAACATAACCAAACCCCACAAATTAAAAAGGCTTTTGGGATAATAAGGATCAAAAACTGATATTTTTCAAGTGTTCCGACAAGAATGAGGCTTTTTACTTGCAAAAAGTATGATTTTCTGATATAGAAAAGTCTCCCAAGTTTTCCCGCCTCCAGGCTCAATGATTTGCTCCCTACGGGTCGCTCATCACCCCCACCCAAAAATAAGGGAAACTCAACACAACGCTTCCTAAGGGGCGCGTTGTGGGACCGAGCCTGTTTCACAGAGGATTTGTCGTAATTCCGACAGATTTATTTTCGGATCCAAATACTTGTGTGTAACGTTATGACTCCCCAAGGGGGTCGTTCGACGGTCACGAGCCATTTTATCTATGAAATCCGCGAGTGATTCGCCTAAACTTTCTTACGCCGAACTTACGTTAGTTTAACAGGATTTTGAGATTAGCGATAGGTGGAGTTCATTGAGTGCTTGCGTTTAACGTAGTGTCGTCTCTGAAAAAAATAAATGGCGTATAACGTTGATAAACTGCTTTCCGAAGCAAAAGAGTCAAAAAACCACGTAAAGCCCGGTGAAAAATGAAATCAGAAAATACCGG
The nucleotide sequence above comes from Leptospira weilii. Encoded proteins:
- a CDS encoding sensor domain-containing diguanylate cyclase → MMTNSPKEQETQMTIKDSKPELVKLYSSIGKIITSSLEQQEVLDAVMEEVRLFFSPENWSLMRYDENSGELFFLIAEGLELNRIKNIRLKSGEGIAGSVVQTKFPIFVENVKNDPRFSKRVDEKTGFETKTIIAVPMIFRGQVYGVIELVNRFDGSSFTPEDLVILQTIADFTAISLAHSNQFEETKVLAFRDALTGVFNRNKLNHLKNEWSDRRVEDHLALVALLDLNDFKIINDTYGHKVGDQVLCHFANVLRYVIRGTDKIFRIGGDEFLILFQNENKEKIIQTQNRFQEAMSILLRKCKENNPPFHFTWGMSVGSLQKLDELIHEADLSMYSSKD
- the tnpA gene encoding IS66 family insertion sequence element accessory protein TnpA — protein: MKKTNIDWPKEIEDFSQSGLSRSEYCKVKWIKNTTFRYHWERRFKNQGKECLPIPIK
- a CDS encoding thioredoxin-like domain-containing protein encodes the protein MKEILKKGAVAALWISLFLTVTIVISIFKASDLRPSQSLNGLNFVDGGKYDSEKKVVVAYFWATWCGVCSANLPLIKWYADRLEGSFRFSFVTLEEGEDSKELDRYIREHDLKFKIIPANPYLLKEWRVNAYPSFAILDKTGTIRFADSGIMNPLSFFLRIWIAYFFF